The window GCAGGGTGTCGAGGGTTCGAGCCCCTCCTGGCCCTCCAAGGAATTATTAAACCCCAGTTTGCCTGGGGTTTTAGTATGCCTGGTAAATTATACTGTTTATGAAAATGGATCATGGCCACGCGAAGGCGGTTCTTGAAATCGAGGCGATGATTGTGAGCGAGTAGTATTATTGCCACCGGTTGGACCGCCCAGCGGTGCACCGCCTGGGATATTTTGTGATGGCGACGACGGCTCTGTTTGGCGCAGCGAATTACCCACAAAGGTACGATTAGAGAGCGGAACGTCGCTAGTCGTGTCATGGTCTTCCGCTATATCGTCGGTGCTTGCTGATGGTACATAGCCGCGCGCACCCAGCGCTGATGACTGATAATTCCCGATTCGCTGGCGATCGCAGTTGCGGTCGCTTACTCGACGACTTCGACCGGTATTACCAAATGCCGCCTGTGTTCGCGGCTGATGTGCCGTCAGGCGCTGAATCAACCGACGCGACATTCGTGGCTTACCGCTAGCATCCATACGACCCTCCTTCGATCATTCCTGGCGCCCCGAGTAGGATTCGAACCTACGACCTTAGGCTTAGAAGTCCTCTGCTCTATCCAGCTGAGCTATCAGGGCATGTTCACATTATAGCATCTTTCTGGTACAATAGTGCAAGCTCGCGGGTGTAGTACAGCGGCTAGTATGCAAGTTTTCCAAACTTGAGATGGGAGTTCGATTCTCCCCACCCGCACCAATGCAAGATAATTTCAATCCGCGAAAAAGGGCATCATGGATTCATATTCATACACAAACACTTCACCATACCAGCCACAGGACATCGAAGACGCCTCCGAATTTTATGACGTGATTGAGCGCAGCAGCCTAACACATCAACTGTCTGAGTCGCGGCCGTATGTCTACTGGACAATGGAAATTTATGACAAAGCCAACGGCATCAAAGGCGGCGGCGGCCTGGGCGTATTGGCGGCAGATACTCGACGGGTGGCTGAAAAATTAGAAGTGCCGTTTGTGGTAGTGACACCGTTTTACCGCAGTGAGTCACACCAAAAAATTACCGACCTCGCACAAACTGAATACGTTGAGAAGGTCTCACCCCAGGAGTATGGCTTTCATTATATTGATGAGGTTTCGGTTAGCTCCGCCGGCTTTCCCGACGCTAGCCTCAGCGTCTTTCGCAAGACACTCGGCTCAACGCAATTTGTCACCATCTCAGAGCCAAACTTTGGGCAATTGTACGAAGGCGAAGGCTCGGGTGATCACCGGCTCTACCAAGAAGTGGCGCTTGGGTTTGGCGGCTATAAGGCCTTGAAGCTACTGGGCATTAAGCCAGCTGTCATTCAGCTCAATGAAACCGCAACAATTTTTGCGGCACTGGCTCGGCTGGACGAGCTATGCGCCAACGGCATGAATCTGTATGAAGCAATCGTCTACGTGCGTAAACACACGCTCTACACCAACCACACCCTGCTCCAGGCAGCTGAACCAGAATTCCACCGCTCGCAATTTGAAAAATTGGTACTGCCAAACCTCAAAAGCAATGCTGTGCGCTGCTGGCTGATGGAGCAATTTCGGGGAGACCGCTTGCGGCCAAACTTGCTAGCAATTGAGCTGACCGAAGCCAAAAATGGCGTCAGTAAACTACACGCCCGTGTGGCAAATTTCCGCGACCGCAACAACGACAAAGTCAAATTTCACGCCATCACCAACGGCATTGACCTCGAGACATGGGTGCTGCCGGAAATCTTGCAAGCCTATCGTGAGCATACCATCCTTGATAAATTTGGCTTGCCAACAGAGCAGTATCAAGAGGCGATCGCCACGCTACCCGCTAGCACCATTCACTCGCTCAAACGCGTGGGCCGGCTGGAGCTAAACCGAGTCCTTATGGAGCGCAAGGATCAATACAACAATCCAGTTCACCTACCCGAAGACGCGCTGGTGTTTGACTTCAAGCGGCGATTTGCCAATTACAAGCGACCACATCTACCATTTGAGCGCCCAGAGGTGCTCAAGCAGATTCTACTCGATAGCAACGCTCACTACATTCTTGCTGGTAAAGTTCATCAGGGCGATCATGATATGTATCAGCAGCTCCTGACCATCCTCAAACTCGTCGATAGCGACCCTGCACTGCGTGAGCGTGTCCACTACATTCAAGATTACGACGAGACCCTGGGACGAGCGCTGGCGATTGGCTCAGATGTTGCTATCAACGTGCCGATCATTGGCCTCGAGGCCTGCGGTACATCATGGGAAAAAGACATTGCCAATCTCAAGCTGCTTATCTCCACCAGCGACGGTGGCGTTGCCGATATCAAGCCAATTGCCTGTCTCGAGGTGAGCGGTGTAAGTCCAGAGGACGAGACCACCTCGCTCTACGCTAATATGCGGCGGGCGGCACAAATTATCGCCAGCGATGAGCTACTGATGCAGTACATTCATCGCCAGCTCACGGCCTATCTACCGATCATATCGGGTGCACGGATGCTCAAGGATTACCTCAAGTTTCTGTTTCCCGCCCGGCATACAACCAAATAGGGCCGGCAGCAACATACTCCGTAACTATTCGGTAATAACTTCAATCTCTGCACCCAGCGAATTAAGCCGCTGCGCTAGTTCCTCGTAGCCGCGATTAATTGAATACACATCACGCAAGATTGACACGCCCGGTGCCGCTAACATAGCGAGCAGTACCACAACCGACGGCCGCAGCGCTGGTGGTGCCACAACATCAGCGGACTTCCACCTGGTCGGGCCAGTGATATACACCCGATGCGGATCAACCAGCTCAATCTGCGCATTCAGTTTACTCAGCTCGGTGAAATAAATTGCTCGATTCTCATAACTCCAATCGTGCACCAATGTCCGACCTTTAGCGACGGTCGCAATCAGCCCCAAGAACGGCAAGTTATCCATATTAATCCCCGGAAACGGCAGCGCGTGAATCTTGTCTTTTGGCGCAACCAGCTCGGAATGTTTCAGTGTAATGTCCACTAAACGAGTTCGGCCATTATCGGCTGCATATTCCTCACTTAACTCATATTGCAAACCCATTTCAGCCAATGTTGCGAGCTCAATTTCCAAAAACTCAATCGGCGCCCGGCGCACCGTGATTTCTGAATCAGTCACCACGGCCGCCGCGATAAAGCTCATCGCCTCGATCGGGTCTTCAGACGGACAATAATCAACTGCTGTATTGACGTGCGACCGGCCCGTGATTTTCAGCGTTGTCGTACCAATTCCTTCGATGGTCACGCCCAATTTCTGCAAGAAGAAACACACATCCTGCACCATGTAGTTCGGGCTGGCGTTGCGGATGATGGTGGTGTCTGGTGACAGCGCCGCCGCCATGATAACGTTTTCCGTCACCGTGTCGCCGCGTTCAGTCAATAAAATTATCCGATCGCCCGTTGTTGGCTCGACGCGCGCATGATAGTACCCACCCTCGGCCTCTACCTGCATACCAAAATGCTTCAGGCCTGACAGGTGCGGCTCTACCGTGCGCTTACCGAGGTTGCAGCCGCCAGCAAACGGCAACCGAAAATCATGGTATTGATGAAGCAGCGGGCCAAGGAACATGATCACGGTACGCGTGCGTTTAGCGGCAGCGATATCCATATCCTCCAGCCTCAGCCGCGCCGGTGGTATAATCTCCAGGTCGTTCTTTCGCAGCCAACGGGTTTTAACGCCAATCGAGTTGAGCACCTCAATGATCCGGTTAACCTCTTCGATACGCGCCACATGACGTAGCGTCGTTTTTCCCCTGTTGAGCAAGCTGGCGCAGAGCAGCCCCACGGCCGCATTCTTGCTCGTTTTGACCGATATATCACCAGAAAGTTTTTTACCGCCATGCACCCGAAAGTTCATCTTGCCCGAGTGATTGAGCGTAACGATGTTACAGTTGAGTACATCACTAATCCTCATTAGCATCTCGACACTGATATTTTGACCGCCGTTCTCGATACGGTTGATGGCACTTTGTGATGTACCAATAGCCTCCGCTAGTTGCGTCTGCGTGAGGCCTTTACGATTACGATTTTCATTGATAATAACGCCGATTTTTTGGAGATAGTCATTCATGCTCATAGCGTACAATATATCACACATGATATATGATGTAAAGTGCTATAATAAAGGAAAAGGAGGGAGTGTTATGCAAGATACACAAATTGCCGATTTAATTGCGGCGGAAATAAAACGACAGCAACGAGGAATTGAGCTGATCCCAAGTGAAAATTACGTCTCACCAGACGTACTCAAAGCACTGGGCAGTGTCTTTACTAATAAATACTCTGAGGGCTACCCCGGCCGACGCTACTACGGTGGTCAGGATAATACCGACCAAGTTGAGCAGCTGGCGATTGACCGCGCTAAAAAGCTATTCGGCGCTGATCACACCAATGTCCAGCCGCACTCCGGCGCCCAGGCGAATGAGGCGGTGTATTATGCGTGGTGCGAGCCGGGCGATACCATTTTGGCGATGGATTTGGCACACGGCGGACACCTGACACACGGCGCGCCAGTCACCCGCTCAGCCCGTGAGTACAACTTTGTCCGCTACGGCATCAAAGATGTCGAGACGGGTGAGATTGACTATGAAGCAATTCGCGAGTTGGCGCTGAAACATCGACCAAAGATCATCTTGGCGGGATTTTCGGCCTATCCACGCGAGCTAGATTATGCCAAGTTTGCCGAGATTGGACGCGAAGTCGGTGCTATGCTGATGGCAGACATGAGCCACATTGCTGGACTAATTGTCGGTGGCGTAGCCAAAAATCCGTTTGACTATGGCTTTCATGTTATCACCACTACCACGCACAAAACCTTGCGCGGGCCGCGCGGCGGCCTGATTTTGTCAAAAGGCGTCGTCGGCAATCCTTTGAAACGACCAGAAAAGACCTTGGAAAACTTGCCAACATTGATTGACCGGGCGGTCTTCCCCGGCACCCAAGGCGGCCCACACATGCACACCATCGCTGCCAAAGCAGTGGCCTTTGGCGAGGCGTTACGTCCAGAATTCACGGAATACGCCCAGCAAATCGTAAAGAATGCGGCCGTTCTGGCGGATGAGCTGAAGCGCGGCGGTCTAAAGTTAGTGACGGGCGGCACCAGTAACCACTTGGTGTTGGCGGACGTCTACGGCAGCTTTAATATCGACGGCAAAACCGCTCAGGAACGGCTGGAGGCCAGCGGTATCACCGCCAACGCCAATGCTATACCGAACGATACCCTACCACCATTCCGTCCAAGCGGCCTGCGCCTCGGCACGCCAGCGGTGACGACGCGCGGCATGACGGAGGCGGAAGTCAAACAGATTGCCGAGTGGATTATTACAGCGATAACCACGGAGGACCCGGCAGAATACGCAAAAATTAAGCAACAAACCACTAGCCTTGCGGCGCGTTTTCCGCTACCATATAACTAATACTAAATAACTTGGGGGGCAAATCAGAAATGATTTCTTCAAACAAAACTAAAGGTTTCACATTGGTTGAGCTCTTGATCGTTATCGTGGTCATCGCTATCTTGGCTGCTATTTCGATTGTGGCGTACAATGGTGTATCCAACAAAGCTCGGGATAGCGAAAGGTTAGCCAGTGCACGCGACATCATCAACGCTGCCGCCGTGTACAACTCAGAAAAGGGCCACTGGCCAACAATAGCAGAGCTGGAGTCATTTAATACAATAAGGCTATCCGATCAAATCAAAAATAATCTCGGAACCACTACACCAAGTCCAACTGATAAAAGCAAGTATCTATATGAGTTGTGCGGAACTGGTCCGAACGCTACTGGAGCAAAAGTTACCTATTGGAAAGAAGCTATTGATGGATATGAGCCTCATGAGAAGATAGTCAGCAGTGGTAGCGGTTGTTGAAAGATAATGCAGTATAAAATAAATCCCGGAACTAGCCGGGATTTATTTTATACTAGATACTGCTTCTTAGTACAGGAATACTATGAACACTTGCCGCTCGTTACTTCTTGGACGTGGTTTGTGCCCGCATCAATGTCCTTCCAGTAGCGCACCTTGACACCTGTTGCTTCATCCTGGACAGTAGTAGTGCCGCCATCCTTGCAGAATTGATATGCATAGTGGTTTTTATTGCCGTCCGTTGGATCGTTCCCGTCAGTTGCCGAGATTACGGTGCTTGGAACTTTAATGGTATTAAATGAACCAATCTCAGAGAC is drawn from Candidatus Saccharibacteria bacterium oral taxon 488 and contains these coding sequences:
- the glgP gene encoding alpha-glucan family phosphorylase — translated: MDSYSYTNTSPYQPQDIEDASEFYDVIERSSLTHQLSESRPYVYWTMEIYDKANGIKGGGGLGVLAADTRRVAEKLEVPFVVVTPFYRSESHQKITDLAQTEYVEKVSPQEYGFHYIDEVSVSSAGFPDASLSVFRKTLGSTQFVTISEPNFGQLYEGEGSGDHRLYQEVALGFGGYKALKLLGIKPAVIQLNETATIFAALARLDELCANGMNLYEAIVYVRKHTLYTNHTLLQAAEPEFHRSQFEKLVLPNLKSNAVRCWLMEQFRGDRLRPNLLAIELTEAKNGVSKLHARVANFRDRNNDKVKFHAITNGIDLETWVLPEILQAYREHTILDKFGLPTEQYQEAIATLPASTIHSLKRVGRLELNRVLMERKDQYNNPVHLPEDALVFDFKRRFANYKRPHLPFERPEVLKQILLDSNAHYILAGKVHQGDHDMYQQLLTILKLVDSDPALRERVHYIQDYDETLGRALAIGSDVAINVPIIGLEACGTSWEKDIANLKLLISTSDGGVADIKPIACLEVSGVSPEDETTSLYANMRRAAQIIASDELLMQYIHRQLTAYLPIISGARMLKDYLKFLFPARHTTK
- a CDS encoding UDP-N-acetylglucosamine 1-carboxyvinyltransferase, which produces MSMNDYLQKIGVIINENRNRKGLTQTQLAEAIGTSQSAINRIENGGQNISVEMLMRISDVLNCNIVTLNHSGKMNFRVHGGKKLSGDISVKTSKNAAVGLLCASLLNRGKTTLRHVARIEEVNRIIEVLNSIGVKTRWLRKNDLEIIPPARLRLEDMDIAAAKRTRTVIMFLGPLLHQYHDFRLPFAGGCNLGKRTVEPHLSGLKHFGMQVEAEGGYYHARVEPTTGDRIILLTERGDTVTENVIMAAALSPDTTIIRNASPNYMVQDVCFFLQKLGVTIEGIGTTTLKITGRSHVNTAVDYCPSEDPIEAMSFIAAAVVTDSEITVRRAPIEFLEIELATLAEMGLQYELSEEYAADNGRTRLVDITLKHSELVAPKDKIHALPFPGINMDNLPFLGLIATVAKGRTLVHDWSYENRAIYFTELSKLNAQIELVDPHRVYITGPTRWKSADVVAPPALRPSVVVLLAMLAAPGVSILRDVYSINRGYEELAQRLNSLGAEIEVITE
- a CDS encoding serine hydroxymethyltransferase, producing MQDTQIADLIAAEIKRQQRGIELIPSENYVSPDVLKALGSVFTNKYSEGYPGRRYYGGQDNTDQVEQLAIDRAKKLFGADHTNVQPHSGAQANEAVYYAWCEPGDTILAMDLAHGGHLTHGAPVTRSAREYNFVRYGIKDVETGEIDYEAIRELALKHRPKIILAGFSAYPRELDYAKFAEIGREVGAMLMADMSHIAGLIVGGVAKNPFDYGFHVITTTTHKTLRGPRGGLILSKGVVGNPLKRPEKTLENLPTLIDRAVFPGTQGGPHMHTIAAKAVAFGEALRPEFTEYAQQIVKNAAVLADELKRGGLKLVTGGTSNHLVLADVYGSFNIDGKTAQERLEASGITANANAIPNDTLPPFRPSGLRLGTPAVTTRGMTEAEVKQIAEWIITAITTEDPAEYAKIKQQTTSLAARFPLPYN
- a CDS encoding type II secretion system protein, whose protein sequence is MISSNKTKGFTLVELLIVIVVIAILAAISIVAYNGVSNKARDSERLASARDIINAAAVYNSEKGHWPTIAELESFNTIRLSDQIKNNLGTTTPSPTDKSKYLYELCGTGPNATGAKVTYWKEAIDGYEPHEKIVSSGSGC
- a CDS encoding type II secretion system protein gives rise to the protein MISSNKTKGFTLVELLIVIVVIAILAAISIVAYNGVTQKARDDERQSNARNLVNAAASYNSEKDKWPTVSEIGSFNTIKVPSTVISATDGNDPTDGNKNHYAYQFCKDGGTTTVQDEATGVKVRYWKDIDAGTNHVQEVTSGKCS